The following DNA comes from Camelina sativa cultivar DH55 chromosome 14, Cs, whole genome shotgun sequence.
gaaggtACAACAACAATGATATATAGATCAGTCTCCGGTACAGTCAGGTCAGGTGTTCAGCTTGCAAATGAAACACTTTCATCTCTTCATCAACcgcaagcttctcttctcttctctacacCAAACAATTGCTGCCTTTATGCAGCTGTCTCCCCTCGAGGCGGAGTAGGCGGCATCTCCTCGTTCAGCTCCTGAGAGTCCAACACGAAATAAGCACTACTACTTAAAACTCAGTTACCACTACAACATGTTTCATATGCTCTACAAGGTTAATAATACACAGGAAGTTTACCTCCATCCATTCTTTTTCTGGACAGTTTTCGGAAGAAGAGATGGAGGGAGGTCTAGGCTGGATCAACTTTGGATAAATGACCAAGTCTCTACCGATTACCAATATTGCTCCCGCATTGTTTGCAGATCCTGTTCATTTCATCACATTGTTTTTCATTCACATGccgaactatatatatatgaaattaagttttataaagcaaaaaaattaaatacgtACCGCAGTAGTTTGTAGCGGAAAAGACAGTTATAAGTCGTCCTTCTGCAAACCGTTCAAAGCCATCAGAAACACACTCGTGTCCTCGTATGATCATTTGGATTTTATTTCGTTCACAAAACCCGTTGACGATATCAGGCTGCACATACATGACGACAATGCACGACTATGTTCATTTAGTGATCGAgctttatatcttatataataaagagaagaaaatatatacaaggCCTGACCCCGAACGTGACAACAGCTTCTCCTCTAGCATTTGATTGTATACCCATAACAGAATCATTTGCGGTTGGATCAGACctatatatttaaacaaaaacaacaacaaaaaaatgttattattacaGTAGTTTCCAAAATAAGTAAGAAATATATAGTTGATGagacatatatatgtttaccaTAATGTGTCTTTCAACACAATTGTTCCAAAATCCGGGAATGCGGGTCGCCGGATACTTGCAATTTCGTCGAGCCAAAGTGTCCTCCCTATTCCTCCGTGGACACATAAAATTTTATCTTCAATCACCGCACCAAGTGGAAGATAGTGAAAAAGCTGATTAATCCTATACCATGCTTGGAGCCCATCGGCCTGTCCCTGGTATGGTACAGAAGAAGATTATTACTTCATTAGCCATGGACAAAGagcaaaatattatatatattctattagAACATATATACGTACCATTTTTTGTTTGCATTCGTCATGGAAACCATAAAATCTATTCGTTGTACTAGACTCGTGATTTCCACGAATCAAGTGGATGTTCTTGGGGTATTCAATCTGCATATGAGACAGATGTTAAAAGATAGAACAATAAACATCAAAAACTAATCAATAACAGAAGAAAACTATAGTAACATGCATGTGGATGATAtgtcaaaacagaaaaaatatctTGCCTTCAAAGCAAGCAGCAACATGATGGTCTCCAAGCTGTGACTTCCTCGGTCGACATAATCTCCCAAAAACAAATAGTCAATATGCCTGAAgacatgtatatatttatatagatacAATTGGTTCAGTGACTATTCGTGAGCAAAACTGATCACAACCAGTAAGAAAACAGTTATAAGGAAGATCCTCTCTTTCTTGAACTTACGTGATATCTCCTTCTAGAGAAGGAGATCCATATTCATGAAATAAACGCATCAAATCCCCGAACTGACCATGGAGATCGCCGAAGACTTTAATAGGAACTTTGAGCTGAAGAAGCGTTGGTTCTTGCGCAAATGTTTGTTCCACAGAATTGCAGATAGTCATAACTTCCGAACAATTCAAGAAAAAAGTTCCTTCGGCAGGAACTGTCCAGTCTTTAGGTTTCAAAAGTGTCGAAATGATCTGCAACGTAACGTTTGTAAGTGCAGGGAGATGGGAAAATATATGCTGAAAAGAAAGGTCATACCCTTTGATGCAACTGATCTTGATGACAAGAACTGGGTTCGATGAACTGTGGCACTAACTGCTCACTCTCGACGTTCACAGTTCTCTTTTGATCAACTAGAAAATGTCCTTCACTTGCACTATCATAGAAAGCATTTTCTACGGTAGGTAAGTTATATGGCTCTGCGATTATCTCCGGCGAACTCTCGCTTGCACTGATACCAtcatggaaaagaaagaaaggggTTAAACAACTTAGATAGGGCTAATTGCGTACATTACAAAAGAGTGTAAAGAAGTGTGATATATAGAGTAATCACCTCTTCCTCATAATAGATGGGACTTCTGGTTCAGAACTTGAAGGGTTAGATATTTCAGGCACCAGACAATCGTCGAGCAACATATCTACACGAGAATAACATTTATTAGAGCaattaattgtcaaaaaaaaaagtgttactTTTAACTCAAGGAAGAAATCTGCAAACTTTGTAAAAGTCAAATTGACTAGTGCTTAGATTTGCAAAATCCATAGGACTAAATATAAGAAAggcaaaaataataaatctaattaatttcatCCGAGACTAGTGTTGGTAACTTACAATTTTCAGGATTATCTTCTTGTTCAGGACTCCATGGCTGGGATGTTTCAGCCACTAGGAAACTGGCGAGCAATAAATCTACACGAGAATAAAATCAATGCAATTGTCACAAAGATTGTTACTTTAATTTCCCTTAACTctcaaagaagatgaaatctAGAAACTTCGTAGAAGTCAAAATTGACAAGTGCAAAAAAGTacgaaaagcaaaaaaaaaattattatttccttTGATTCTAATTAAGGATTACCTTTTTTAATCCCACCATGCACATATATGCAGTTCCCAACCCATGCAGCAGCATGGTGACAACGTTGCATAAGCTGATACTGATCTCGTCTTTTGCTGCCACTGGCAGAGGTCTCTGGTGGAGTTACATCTAACCACTCACCAGAATCAGTATCAAGCACTGCAAACAAAAAGATTCCTTAATTAAATGAAGGAGAATTGCAACCtgactatatagtatatattgattaattaaaGCACATAAGAAGGATTgggaaacaaaagcaaaaaacagacaaaaaaaagataattagatAGTCACATGGAATATTAAAGGAAGTACTTACCAGCAACAATAGGTTCACCATCGATTAGACGATCCGTGTTCAGGACACCCCCAAAGACATGCATTCTTGGACCTTCAAAAACCTAATAAGAAAGAGTAGACGAACAagatgtttaggaagtttttgccAAAGATAAGATTAGAGACAGTGAATTTGAAGCCAGTGTCCTGTATATCCAAAGTGTGGTAAAGGCAAGATACCGCTGTGTGTTGATATCTCGGGGAAGGAGCTACGTCTGGAACAAGAGTCCAACCACACTGATCAATGCTTTCCATTTCCAGCGCGTAAGTATCTCCCAGTGGCTACATAAATGCCAGTATATATTCATATTGAAAGGCTATTGTACTAAACAAGACAAGTTGTTGCATTCGACTTTTTTGAAACGAAACTTCCATTCtcctatttatttataaatggaAGTTAATAaatgtcttatatatatacacggaAGAAAATATTATACCTTCCCTGAGGAGTCTCTTCCGCCACAAAGCCAAAAAACACCATCTTCTCGAGCAGTAGCAGAAGCAtacctaaaacaaaaaaattaaacaacgAAGAGTTAActcaaaccaaaaatcaaaaatgtgtTATACACTTAGCTAGTTacttaaaatcaacaaaattactAACATTCTCCCACTTGGATGATTGCCATATGGGTTCAATCTGTCCCACGCAGATGGTCTTTGCGTGTCCAGTGCCCACGTATCGGAGAGAACTTCATTTCCTACTCCATATACAAAAGTAACAAACTTGTTTTTAGGATGTTTAATcaggacttttttttttttttacaaaattaaatagaataatGATAACCAAAAAAGTTCCTTTTCGTAGAAACATATACAGGAATTCGTACCATTCTTCCCACCAAATATGACGAGCCACCTCTGAGCAGCTATATCCATAACATGGCCGTAGCGAGGGCCTGGAGTCGCCCCTCGACCCATCAACCTgaacaaaaattatatcaaatgcGTAAAATTAATATTCATTAATGAAATAGATCTAGAGCAAagataaaattcataaataaactCTCTCACCTATGCCACTTGAGGTCATTTCTAGTCAAGTCAAGCATGTAGACATCTCCATCAGAAAGCCCTGATGGACCAATCCCACCCTGCCAACGAAATAACATAGTCATGTGTCAGATCTGGCCTGGCCTAGACTGTTACCAAAGGTGTTTCTCTGTACaagtaaactatatattttactacTTGAATCGAACCAGCAGGAAAGATGCTTtgacaatcaaaatcaaacaaagtcTTTCCAGATCTACAACCACGACGAGAGTAATATGATTATTATGGTCATTACAATCACCTGAACAATGAACAAAGTGCCAAATGAAGTGGCAGCATGACAAGCCCTGGGAGACGGAAGGTCACCATCCGTGTGAATCCTACACAAGTACGAAATATTACAAAAGAGATCCACCACACGTACTAAACCAATTGAAATATCATCaattacaaaacccaaaaaacaaacatcaacgtatgaacaCCAAAGATAAAATCTTCAATCACCTTGTCCACCTCCTGGTCAAAACGTCAAAAGAGTGCACCGAATTGGTAACGCCCTCTAAAcctagaagtaaaaaaaaaaacaatcacagacaagaaaaaaaattaagccgTCACCAGAGAGGatctcaaaaaccctaaacaaagTTTCGAAAACTCAAATCTTACTGATCCCGGGTAAGGAATAATCATTGGTGGTGACGGCAGTAGTACTACCGCCGAAGAGGACAAGCTGATGGGAATCGTTGGCGAAAACCGCCGTGAGAGTATGACCGCATCTAGGTCCAGGCCATTCGTCATCGTTGGCGAAGGTCTGTAGGTATTCATACGAAGTAGATGGGTATGGATACGAGTGGGAAGCCATGACAACAAAACACAGCTGGTTTTGGAGATTGTGAGAGATTAGGAGATTAGGATTCTGTGGTGGTGAAAACCCTCGTCTCCATTTTATAA
Coding sequences within:
- the LOC104738839 gene encoding serine/threonine-protein phosphatase BSU1-like, with translation MASHSYPYPSTSYEYLQTFANDDEWPGPRCGHTLTAVFANDSHQLVLFGGSTTAVTTNDYSLPGISLEGVTNSVHSFDVLTRRWTRIHTDGDLPSPRACHAATSFGTLFIVQGGIGPSGLSDGDVYMLDLTRNDLKWHRLMGRGATPGPRYGHVMDIAAQRWLVIFGGKNGNEVLSDTWALDTQRPSAWDRLNPYGNHPSGRMYASATAREDGVFWLCGGRDSSGKPLGDTYALEMESIDQCGWTLVPDVAPSPRYQHTAVFEGPRMHVFGGVLNTDRLIDGEPIVAVLDTDSGEWLDVTPPETSASGSKRRDQYQLMQRCHHAAAWVGNCIYVHGGIKKDLLLASFLVAETSQPWSPEQEDNPENYMLLDDCLVPEISNPSSSEPEVPSIMRKSASESSPEIIAEPYNLPTVENAFYDSASEGHFLVDQKRTVNVESEQLVPQFIEPSSCHQDQLHQRIISTLLKPKDWTVPAEGTFFLNCSEVMTICNSVEQTFAQEPTLLQLKVPIKVFGDLHGQFGDLMRLFHEYGSPSLEGDITHIDYLFLGDYVDRGSHSLETIMLLLALKIEYPKNIHLIRGNHESSTTNRFYGFHDECKQKMGQADGLQAWYRINQLFHYLPLGAVIEDKILCVHGGIGRTLWLDEIASIRRPAFPDFGTIVLKDTLWSDPTANDSVMGIQSNARGEAVVTFGPDIVNGFCERNKIQMIIRGHECVSDGFERFAEGRLITVFSATNYCGSANNAGAILVIGRDLVIYPKLIQPRPPSISSSENCPEKEWMEELNEEMPPTPPRGETAA